Genomic DNA from Marnyiella aurantia:
GGGTTACCAGTTCGGCAGGTTCAGTTGGATTCCTAAGACAGGGCAGCATCAACTTTAAAACTGCCCTCCTCTTCGGTTTACCGTCTGTCCTGGGTATATTGTTCTCACGGCGAGTGGTATTACCGCATCTGCCACCCTTCATTATAAACAGATGGGGCATCAGTATTACTAAGGAGATGTTTATTTTGGTGCTTTTTGCGTTGCTGATGCTCATTTCTGCTTTCAAAATGATTAAGAAAACAGACCGGCAGCGTATTAGAAAATCAGAAGATGTAAATTATACTCTGCTCATATCCCAGGGACTGTTGGTAGGGATTATTACGGGTTTTATAGGGGCAGGTGGCGGCTTCCTGATTGTACCTGCATTGGTAATGCTGCTGGGGGTATCTATGAAACAGGCTGTTGCTACTTCACTGTTCATTATCT
This window encodes:
- a CDS encoding sulfite exporter TauE/SafE family protein; amino-acid sequence: MHVLGYFFAVVIGLVMGLIGGGGSILSVPVFAYIFNIDAITATTLSLFVVGVTSSAGSVGFLRQGSINFKTALLFGLPSVLGILFSRRVVLPHLPPFIINRWGISITKEMFILVLFALLMLISAFKMIKKTDRQRIRKSEDVNYTLLISQGLLVGIITGFIGAGGGFLIVPALVMLLGVSMKQAVATSLFIISINSMIGFISSLDKVVIDWHFLLSFSALSVVGILIGVQLAKRIEGRKLRPLFGWFVLAMAVFIIVNELFIKQITS